A single region of the Leisingera thetidis genome encodes:
- a CDS encoding RNA methyltransferase encodes MPTDTPQPAFVLVRPQMGENIGAAARAMWNFGLDRMRIVAPRDGWPNPKAVAMSSGAGRLLDEAQLCADVPEALGDCTYVFATTARQRGLTKPVYSPERAMQIAAEKIAAGEKVAVMFGPERAGLENEDIAKANAIISVPVNPLYASLNLGQCVLLTGYEWMRQSAEVVHETTDLGSKGDWATGIEVEKLVEHYEDRLEAAGFFFPPEKADSMKTNLRNLWSRMRMTRADVQMLHGIMRQMVRWKERGGA; translated from the coding sequence ATGCCGACCGACACCCCTCAGCCCGCCTTTGTCCTTGTCCGCCCGCAGATGGGCGAGAATATCGGTGCAGCCGCGCGGGCGATGTGGAATTTCGGGCTCGACCGGATGCGGATCGTGGCGCCGCGCGACGGCTGGCCGAACCCCAAGGCGGTGGCGATGTCCTCGGGCGCGGGCCGCTTGCTGGACGAGGCGCAGCTGTGCGCCGATGTGCCCGAGGCGCTGGGCGACTGCACCTATGTGTTTGCCACCACCGCCCGGCAGCGCGGGCTGACCAAGCCCGTCTACAGCCCGGAACGCGCGATGCAGATTGCGGCAGAAAAGATCGCGGCGGGCGAAAAGGTCGCGGTGATGTTCGGCCCCGAACGCGCCGGGCTGGAAAACGAGGACATTGCCAAGGCAAATGCCATCATCTCGGTGCCGGTGAACCCGCTTTATGCCTCGCTGAATCTGGGGCAGTGCGTGCTGCTGACCGGCTATGAATGGATGCGCCAGTCCGCCGAAGTGGTGCATGAAACCACAGACCTCGGCAGCAAGGGCGACTGGGCGACCGGCATTGAGGTTGAGAAACTGGTGGAGCATTACGAGGACCGGCTGGAAGCAGCGGGTTTCTTTTTCCCGCCGGAAAAGGCGGACAGCATGAAGACCAACCTGCGCAACCTGTGGAGCCGGATGCGGATGACCCGCGCGGACGTGCAGATGCTGCATGGGATCATGCGGCAGATGGTCCGCTGGAAAGAGCGCGGCGGCGCGTGA
- a CDS encoding HupE/UreJ family protein, whose amino-acid sequence MRLSLAVRRGATWLRILFALVSSVVAIAAAGAGAHEVTPAIADFQIEEGQVRLELRLNVEAFVAGIDLDGLSDTNQTAQAGDYDELRALGAEELEPMVQLFAEEWLETVKVQAGGPVDLRVTGITIPEVGDAGLPRASVLELAGDVSPAARSLRIAWPAGSGGVVLRQNGVEEPYTGYLRGGEISPPIPLAGGAAKTPVEAFLEYIPVGFTHILPKGLDHILFVLGLFFLSPRVRPLLLQVSVFTVAHTITLALGALGVVSVSSAIVEPLIALSIVFVAVENIFARKLHSWRTFVIFGFGLLHGLGFATVLGEFGLPASQFLPALIGFNAGVELGQLAVVAAAYLGVRLWFGRHPKYRGRVAIPASVTIAMIGGYWFVERVFL is encoded by the coding sequence ATGAGATTGTCCTTGGCTGTCAGGCGTGGAGCCACTTGGCTGCGGATCCTATTTGCGCTGGTGTCGAGCGTGGTTGCAATAGCCGCCGCAGGCGCAGGCGCGCATGAGGTCACCCCGGCGATTGCCGATTTCCAGATCGAGGAGGGGCAGGTCAGGCTGGAGCTGCGGCTGAACGTCGAGGCATTCGTGGCCGGGATTGATCTGGACGGTCTGTCAGACACCAACCAGACCGCACAGGCCGGCGACTATGACGAACTGCGCGCACTGGGCGCTGAGGAGCTTGAGCCGATGGTGCAGCTCTTTGCCGAGGAATGGCTGGAGACGGTCAAGGTGCAGGCGGGCGGCCCGGTCGATCTGCGCGTCACCGGGATCACGATCCCGGAGGTTGGCGATGCCGGCCTGCCGCGGGCCTCCGTTCTGGAGCTGGCTGGTGACGTCTCGCCAGCGGCCCGCAGCCTGCGCATTGCCTGGCCTGCGGGCTCTGGCGGGGTGGTGCTGCGGCAGAACGGAGTCGAAGAGCCTTATACCGGCTACCTGCGAGGGGGGGAGATCTCGCCGCCGATCCCGCTGGCAGGCGGCGCAGCCAAGACGCCGGTTGAAGCGTTCTTGGAATATATCCCTGTCGGCTTTACTCATATCCTGCCGAAAGGGCTGGATCACATCCTGTTTGTGCTGGGGCTGTTCTTTCTCAGCCCGCGTGTGCGACCGCTGCTGCTGCAGGTGAGCGTCTTTACCGTTGCGCACACCATCACTTTGGCGCTGGGCGCGCTGGGGGTAGTCTCGGTCAGCTCGGCCATCGTCGAGCCGCTGATTGCCCTGTCGATTGTCTTTGTTGCAGTCGAGAACATCTTTGCCCGCAAGCTGCACAGCTGGCGCACCTTCGTGATCTTTGGCTTCGGGCTGCTGCACGGGCTGGGCTTTGCCACGGTGCTGGGGGAATTCGGACTGCCTGCCAGCCAGTTCCTGCCCGCGCTGATCGGTTTCAATGCGGGCGTTGAGCTGGGTCAGCTGGCGGTGGTTGCCGCCGCTTACCTCGGGGTGCGGCTTTGGTTCGGGCGGCACCCGAAGTACCGCGGCCGGGTGGCGATCCCGGCCTCTGTGACCATCGCGATGATCGGCGGCTACTGGTTTGTGGAGCGGGTGTTCCTATGA
- a CDS encoding DUF4198 domain-containing protein has product MSSGDPVAARLRNGQQFKGAEQPYLDHRIARFEVLRNGSTAPYQGRMGDMPAFTAEMAQDGLAVLIHQTQPQTLTYDSWEDFQAFIDHKGFGDIRPRHLARGLPEAGFTEQYTRYAKSLVAIGEGSGSDRAAGLETEIVALANPYTDTLEQGFPVRVLYQGRPRPRAQVEVFSQAPDGTVTITTQLTDAQGEAAISVTPGHRYLLDAVVLRPASGGAGYVWESHWAALTFAVPAR; this is encoded by the coding sequence GTGTCTTCTGGCGATCCGGTGGCCGCACGGCTGCGCAACGGGCAGCAATTCAAAGGCGCAGAGCAACCCTATCTGGACCATCGTATCGCCCGGTTCGAGGTATTGCGGAATGGGTCCACGGCGCCCTATCAGGGCCGGATGGGCGATATGCCGGCCTTTACCGCAGAAATGGCGCAGGATGGGCTTGCCGTTCTCATTCACCAAACGCAGCCGCAGACATTGACCTATGACAGCTGGGAAGACTTCCAGGCCTTCATAGATCACAAGGGCTTTGGCGATATCCGGCCCCGCCACCTCGCCCGCGGACTGCCGGAGGCGGGTTTCACCGAGCAATACACCCGCTACGCCAAGTCGCTCGTGGCAATCGGAGAGGGCAGCGGATCAGATCGGGCCGCCGGGCTTGAGACTGAGATCGTCGCCCTGGCCAACCCTTATACGGACACTCTGGAACAGGGGTTTCCGGTCCGGGTGCTGTATCAGGGCCGCCCGCGCCCGCGGGCACAGGTTGAAGTCTTTTCACAAGCACCGGATGGCACTGTCACCATCACCACTCAGCTGACGGACGCGCAGGGCGAGGCTGCCATTTCCGTGACCCCAGGGCATCGGTACCTGCTTGATGCTGTGGTGCTGCGCCCGGCTTCCGGCGGCGCGGGTTATGTTTGGGAAAGCCACTGGGCTGCCCTGACCTTTGCTGTGCCTGCGCGGTGA
- a CDS encoding thiamine phosphate synthase: MESPSDAPEQPQIYLISPPSFELGKFPGQLARVLDAVDVACVRLDLASRDEDTLSRAGDALREVTMERDVALVISDHQILAERLGLDGVHLTDASKSVRAARKALGPDAIVGSFCAASQHDGMVAGEAGVDYVSFGPVGTSGLGDGAQAEADLFQWWSQMIEVPVVAEGGLTEDLIRGIAPHTDFFGIGDEIWHAENPLAALKSLMRAMG, encoded by the coding sequence ATGGAAAGCCCTTCTGACGCACCGGAGCAGCCGCAGATCTACCTGATCTCCCCGCCCAGTTTCGAGCTGGGCAAGTTTCCCGGCCAGCTGGCGCGAGTGCTGGACGCGGTCGACGTGGCCTGCGTGCGCCTGGATCTTGCCAGCCGCGACGAGGACACGCTGAGCCGCGCGGGCGATGCGCTGCGCGAGGTGACCATGGAACGCGACGTTGCGCTGGTGATTTCGGATCACCAGATCCTGGCGGAGCGGCTGGGGCTGGACGGGGTGCACCTGACCGACGCCTCGAAATCCGTGCGCGCCGCGCGCAAGGCACTGGGTCCGGATGCGATTGTCGGCTCTTTCTGCGCCGCGTCGCAGCATGACGGCATGGTCGCAGGCGAAGCCGGCGTGGACTACGTGAGCTTCGGCCCCGTCGGCACCTCCGGCCTGGGCGATGGTGCGCAGGCGGAGGCGGACCTGTTCCAATGGTGGTCGCAGATGATCGAGGTTCCAGTTGTCGCCGAAGGCGGACTGACCGAAGACCTGATACGCGGCATCGCCCCCCATACCGATTTCTTCGGCATCGGAGACGAGATCTGGCACGCCGAAAACCCGCTGGCGGCGCTCAAGTCCCTGATGAGGGCAATGGGCTGA